GTCGAGGCCGAGCTTAGTCGCGAGGCGCTGCGACCGAGGGACGAGTAGTTTCACGCGCGGCTCCATACTTCATGGACTCGCACAGTGGCCTGACCGCGGGTCACTGTGCCCTCCACCTTCATGCATTGTCTTCAGTCCAGCAAAAACTCCGAAGTAGCCTGCTCCAGATGCCCCTGATCAACCGGCTGCATTGGTAGACATACTGGACCGTAGTGGACACAGGATATTCGGGACATGACATAAGGCCTGTAGTGCACATAAGGCACTGTGGAATGCTAGTTATTACTACCATGTGATGGTGTTGTTGCCAGAGGAACCTAGAAGCAGACAATCAAGCGCCCGATACGGCGGTCTTTTCCAGTCCCGCCTTTGACAAGCGATCCGCCTCCTTGTTCTGCTCGCGCCGGATGTGTACAACCCGATAGTCGTCGAAGAGTCCAAGTAGCCTGGTTGCCTGCTCGTAAAGCGGTCGGATTCCCTCGTGCTTGACCTTGTAGATGCCGTTCACCTGGCGAACGAGCAGCTCGGAGTCGCTGCGGATCTCGATGGCGCTGACGCCATGTCGTCTCGCGGCTTCAAGCACTGCGATGAGGGCAAGGTACTCGGCCTGGTTGTTTGTTCCTGGCCCCTTGGAGTCGCTGAGCTCGAAGAGCACGCGTCCGTCTGGGCTGTAGATCACACCGCCGATGCCCATGGGCCCAGGGTTGCCGCTACAAGCGCCGTCAACATATGCCAGGTGCAGCTCAGGGATAGCCAAGGTTGTCCTCCGTTGGGCATTGGTACTGGGTAGAAGCCTCAGCACCGCATAAGGTAGTGTCGGACGACTGACACGACTTCAGGAGGGAGGAGAAGTCGCCGAGCAATTCTGGACGGGTCTCGGTACCGACCAGTTCGTCATAGAAATAGCTATTAGAGCGCGGCAACTTCTGCCCTTGCAGAAGGCGAGTCAGAGGGCAGCTTCTTGCAGGGACACCGGTGAGGAGGGTAGGGTGTCCAGACGGCGGCTGCTAACGGCTAACGGCGGGTGGCGTCGGAAGCGTCTGGCAGTACCTGCGGATGCTCTCATCCACTTTGCCCGGATAGGCCGTGATGCAGCGTTCCACCACGTCCGAGGGTCGCCCCGGTTTTGTTACATCCGTACTCTGCACCGGCGCGACGTGCAGCTCGCCCTGGATAACGTCGCCGATCTCGATCCTCCCTCCGCC
This DNA window, taken from Dehalococcoidia bacterium, encodes the following:
- a CDS encoding ribonuclease HI family protein, yielding MAIPELHLAYVDGACSGNPGPMGIGGVIYSPDGRVLFELSDSKGPGTNNQAEYLALIAVLEAARRHGVSAIEIRSDSELLVRQVNGIYKVKHEGIRPLYEQATRLLGLFDDYRVVHIRREQNKEADRLSKAGLEKTAVSGA